One Salmo salar chromosome ssa01, Ssal_v3.1, whole genome shotgun sequence DNA window includes the following coding sequences:
- the LOC106606249 gene encoding succinate dehydrogenase assembly factor 4, mitochondrial, translating into MSLLRVCASTSIFRATQGLFMESAFTGCLRTASGAAKDKEPLRKAKTPQGRFDMNDEKTKDPLEKFPDDVNPATKEQGGPRGPEPTRYGDWERKGRCVDF; encoded by the exons ATGTCTCTTCTACGCGTATGTGCTTCTACATCGATTTTTCGTGCGACCCAAGGGTTATTCATGGAGTCTGCTTTTACAG GATGCTTGCGGACAGCAAGTGGAGCAGCGAAGGACAAGGAGCCACTGCGCAAGGCCAAAACCCCCCAGGGCCGCTTTGACATGAACGATGAGAAGACAAAGGATCCCCTTGAAA AGTTCCCTGATGATGTGAACCCAGCCACTAAGGAGCAGGGGGGGCCCCGAGGCCCAGAACCCACGCGCTACGGGGACTGGGAGAGGAAGGGCCGCTGTGTTGACTTCTAG
- the LOC106606259 gene encoding T-cell leukemia homeobox protein 1 isoform X2: protein MDHIGAHLQHTHAEPISFGIDHILNNVDQSWMPESDYGLGCVVSTAYNTMTGNFTGNNSGYNSNAYGVANLSGTYNMNMGMNVSGNNVNAAGVIRVPAHRPLNSGHSSIPGGMSTIPGSINNLTGFTFPWMESNRRYTKDRFTGHPYQNRTPPKKKKPRTSFTRLQICELEKRFHRQKYLASAERAALAKALKMTDAQVKTWFQNRRTKWRRQTAEEREAERQQANRILMQLQQEAFQKTINQPANPDPLCLHNSSLFALQNLQPWTENTAKISSVSACE, encoded by the exons ATGGATCATATTGGAGCGCATCTCCAGCACACTCACGCCGAGCCCATCAGCTTTGGAATCGACCACATCCTCAACAATGTGGATCAGAGCTGGATGCCCGAGTCGGACTATGGACTCGGCTGCGTTGTCAGCACTGCCTACAACACCATGACGGGTAACTTCACCGGCAACAACTCTGGATATAACAGCAACGCATATGGGGTAGCCAATCTGAGCGGCACCTATAACATGAACATGGGGATGAACGTCAGTGGGAATAACGTTAACGCGGCTGGAGTCATCCGTGTGCCCGCGCACCGGCCTCTGAACAGTGGACACTCGTCCATCCCCGGTGGTATGTCCACGATACCAGGCTCGATTAACAACCTGACGGGATTTACCTTCCCCTGGATGGAGAGCAACAGAAGATACACCAAAGACAGGTTCACAG GTCACCCGTACCAGAACCGTACGCccccaaagaagaaaaagccccGGACGTCTTTTACCCGCCTGCAGATCTGCGAGCTGGAGAAACGCTTTCACCGACAGAAGTACCTGGCTTCCGCAGAGCGAGCGGCTTTGGCTAAGGCCCTCAAGATGACTGACGCGCAAGTCAAAACATGGTTCCAGAACAGAAGAACAAAATGGAG GCGCCAGACAGcggaagagagagaagcagagcgaCAGCAAGCCAACCGGATCCTCATGCAACTCCAACAGGAGGCTTTTCAGAAAACGATAAACCAACCGGCAAACCCGGACCCGCTCTGCCTGCATAACAGCTCCCTGTTTGCGCTTCAGAACCTCCAGCCGTGGACTGAAAACACCGCCAAAATCAGCAGCGTGTCCGCCTGCGAATAA
- the LOC106606239 gene encoding uncharacterized protein has product MELGVDRAFPAYVSPMESKGCSGRQKTRIPEFIQRSGTGRTTTQHSKDKDEERRKGDSGGSRKKATMAPTSGYMSDRRQYSIRAPVVTTEQQTSILKKSYLQEHPENERQWEGSSNEADHHRVFDFQLRRAEQESPDNLNPSQADISPCSASKEDLNTSLGVSDLRTRLSHEEPTFRSLYLGSRPGRHSLSSRPLEVHSFSTPLRPKWTSTLLSSLSPSYIPHLRPSRQRRTELRMDAGEVYQSREGGGETYLNVGPSVGDSKGRSNPALHTMSPHQANCWPCIISSSLPHSPDQHSSSWDPDKEYQTLLDYTYPLKPGSVVGGWDTSELGGGSLIQTDPGLLDSGIELDRLCSSISLSALDFSLSVMAGVGTSRAREMGMLGIGQRSSELRGFSHSKSSDGRLSTSPFFSADPIGLSVESLDYSGCGGGLNHSHRSGGGHYRQHGSSSSSSTTFIRTTSILPRPGYLGEWDWDEEFWPLPEQLEELQGLSQQVREVTAQLSQSVTANWDSLERGNTSVQSCMTMAEKQEAEEEREEQEQKKEEEREDEKEKEEVSISEALQYFNKAIHCWESFQAARGSGFRMEAGVVGRGERRASLREAAGMVDQLSGLTLPVFLTGSQGEQEQRESLMQHIQTFCSNLEELIQWLYTVVERMEVLEPPTVDIKSVKSSLANYKRFQREVNAHQPLTTSVLQTGELLLGCLTSTSPVLKETLCLIERQSKALETHSEHLFSSIISAMDRLTQPREPSGREETQAGGPR; this is encoded by the exons ATGGAGCTGGGAGTTGACAGGGCCTTCCCAGCATACGTCTCTCCGATGGAGTCCAAGGGCTGCAGTGGGCGACAGAAGACCCGGATTCCAGAGTTTATCCAGAGGAGTGGGACAGGCAGAACAACAACCCAACATTCCAAAGACAAagacgaggagaggaggaaaggggacagcGGTGGTTCCAGGAAGAAGGCTACCATGGCACCCACCTCCGGTTATATGAGTGACAGGAGGCAGTACTCTATAAGGGCACCGGTGGTCACCACAGAGCAGCAGACCTCCATCCTAAAGAAATCATACCTACAGGAGCACCCAGAAAAC GAGCGACAGTGGGAAGGTAGCAGTAATGAAGCAGACCATCATAGAGTGTTTGACTTCCAGCTCAGACGGGCTGAACAGGAGTCCCCAGACAACCTCAACCCCTCTCAGGCTGACATCTCACCCTGCTCAGCTTCCAAAGAGGACCTCAACACCTCTCTGGGGGTGTCAGACCTCAGGACCAGGCTGTCACACGAAGAACCCACCTTCAGGTCATTATACCTGGGCAGCAGGCCCGGCCGACACAGCCTCTCCAGCCGACCCCTGGAGGTCCATAGCTTCTCTACTCCACTCAGACCCAAGTGGACCTCCACTCTGCTATCCTCCCTCTCGCCTTCCTACATCCCCCATTTGCGCCCCTCCAGACAGAGACGGACAGAGCTGAGAATGGATGCAGGTGAAGTTTATCAATCACGTGAAGGGGGAGGGGAAACTTATCTAAACGTAGGCCCTTCAGTGGGCGACTCCAAGGGTCGCTCCAACCCTGCGCTCCACACCATGTCCCCCCACCAGGCCAACTGCTGGCCCTGTATCATTTCCAGCTCCCTGCCCCACTCCCCAGACCAACACTCTTCAAGCTGGGACCCTGATAAGGAGTATCAGACCCTCCTGGACTACACCTACCCCCTCAAGCCAGGTAGTGTGGTGGGTGGATGGGATACCTCAGAGCTCGGGGGTGGGTCTCTCATCCAAACAGACCCAGGCCTCCTGGATTCGGGGATAGAACTGGACCGCCTCTGCAGCTCCATCAGCCTATCAGCTTTGGACTTTTCCCTAAGTGTCATGGCAGGGGTGGGCACTAGTAGGGCCAGGGAGATGGGAATGCTGGGTATAGGTCAGAGGTCATCTGAGCTGCGTGGGTTCTCACACTCCAAGTCCTCTGATGGTCGCCTCTCCACTAGCCCCTTCTTCTCTGCGGACCCTATTGGTCTATCAGTAGAGAGTCTGGACTATAGTGGATGTGGTGGTGGTCTGAACCATTCACATCGTAGCGGGGGAGGTCACTACCGCCAACATGgcagctcctcctcctcttccaccacgTTCATCCGCACAACCAGTATCCTTCCCCGGCCAGGGTACCTCGGAGAGTGGGATTGGGACGAGGAGTTCTGGCCTCTCCCGGAGCAGTTGGAGGAGCTCCAGGGTTTGTCCCAGCAGGTCAGGGAGGTGACGGCCCAACTCAGCCAGTCTGTCACAGCCAATTGGGACTCCCTGGAGAGGGGGAACACCTCCGTCCAGTCCTGCATGACCATGGCAGAGAAAcaggaggcagaggaggagagagaagaacaggagcagaaaaaggaggaagaaagggaggatgagaaggagaaagaggaagtgTCCATTTCTGAAGCACTTCAATACTTCAATAAAG CGATCCATTGTTGGGAGTCCTTCCAGGCAGCCAGAGGCTCTGGTTTTAGGATGGAGGCTGGGGTagtaggcaggggagagagaagggccaGTCTGAGGGAGGCGGCAGGCATGGTGGACCAGCTGAGTGGACTAACCCTGCCTGTGTTCCTGACGGGGAGCCAGGGGGAGCAGGAGCAAAGGGAGTCCCTCATGCAGCACATCCAG ACCTTCTGTTCTAACCTGGAGGAGCTCATCCAATGGCTGTACACGGTGGTGGAGAGGATGGAGGTGTTGGAGCCGCCCACTGTGGACATCAAGAGTGTCAAGTCATCCCTGGCGAATTATAAG AGGTTTCAGAGAGAAGTAAACGCCCACCAGCCCCTGACCACCTCTGTTCTGCAAACTGGTGAGCTTCTCCTGGGTTGTTTGACCTCCACTTCTCCCG TTCTGAAAGAGACCCTCTGTCTTATTGAGAGGCAGTCCAAGGCGCTGGAGACCCACTCAGAGCACCTCTTCTCCTCTATTATCTCGGCCATGGACAGACTGACCCAGCCCAGGGAGCCCAGTGGGAGAGAGGAGACCCAGGCAGGGGGTCCCAGATAG
- the LOC106606259 gene encoding T-cell leukemia homeobox protein 1 isoform X1 yields MDHIGAHLQHTHAEPISFGIDHILNNVDQSWMPESDYGLGCVVSTAYNTMTGNFTGNNSGYNSNAYGVANLSGTYNMNMGMNVSGNNVNAAGVIRVPAHRPLNSGHSSIPGGMSTIPGSINNLTGFTFPWMESNRRYTKDRFTVALSPLTVTRRVGHPYQNRTPPKKKKPRTSFTRLQICELEKRFHRQKYLASAERAALAKALKMTDAQVKTWFQNRRTKWRRQTAEEREAERQQANRILMQLQQEAFQKTINQPANPDPLCLHNSSLFALQNLQPWTENTAKISSVSACE; encoded by the exons ATGGATCATATTGGAGCGCATCTCCAGCACACTCACGCCGAGCCCATCAGCTTTGGAATCGACCACATCCTCAACAATGTGGATCAGAGCTGGATGCCCGAGTCGGACTATGGACTCGGCTGCGTTGTCAGCACTGCCTACAACACCATGACGGGTAACTTCACCGGCAACAACTCTGGATATAACAGCAACGCATATGGGGTAGCCAATCTGAGCGGCACCTATAACATGAACATGGGGATGAACGTCAGTGGGAATAACGTTAACGCGGCTGGAGTCATCCGTGTGCCCGCGCACCGGCCTCTGAACAGTGGACACTCGTCCATCCCCGGTGGTATGTCCACGATACCAGGCTCGATTAACAACCTGACGGGATTTACCTTCCCCTGGATGGAGAGCAACAGAAGATACACCAAAGACAGGTTCACAG TGGCGCTTTCACCCCTCACTGTAACACGCCGTGTAGGTCACCCGTACCAGAACCGTACGCccccaaagaagaaaaagccccGGACGTCTTTTACCCGCCTGCAGATCTGCGAGCTGGAGAAACGCTTTCACCGACAGAAGTACCTGGCTTCCGCAGAGCGAGCGGCTTTGGCTAAGGCCCTCAAGATGACTGACGCGCAAGTCAAAACATGGTTCCAGAACAGAAGAACAAAATGGAG GCGCCAGACAGcggaagagagagaagcagagcgaCAGCAAGCCAACCGGATCCTCATGCAACTCCAACAGGAGGCTTTTCAGAAAACGATAAACCAACCGGCAAACCCGGACCCGCTCTGCCTGCATAACAGCTCCCTGTTTGCGCTTCAGAACCTCCAGCCGTGGACTGAAAACACCGCCAAAATCAGCAGCGTGTCCGCCTGCGAATAA